AGCGCCGTACGGCACCGCCTCTGTCGCCCTCCGCGCCCTCTTCTTCACCCACATGCGCAGACTAACCGTGGTCGGGGCGGGTGCGGCCGGTCCGGACGAGGGCACCGATCCACCGCCCCGCCCCGCCCCTCCTGCGCCGCGGCACCTCGAACCCGTCGGCCTCCCCGGAGGCGCCGACGCCCGGGGCCCGCCCCCGGCCGACCGGCGCTTCTCGCAGGCACTGCGGCTAGGCTCGTGCCCGTACGACCTTGATCGGCGGAGTCGGGCGATCGGGTGGGCGGACGAGTGGACGAGCGGGCTTGATCCGACGGGAGGCCTGGGATGACGGCGCCGGGGCGCAGGAGCAGCACGTTCTCGCGACTGCTGCGGCACGGTTTCACCGACGCCGGCGCCGCCGAGCGGCTGCTGGAGAGCGAGGAACTGTCGGCCGTACGGAACGACCCGGTCCTGCTGGACGCGCTCGGGGCGACCGCCGACCCCAACCTCGCGCTGCTGGGCCTCGTACGGCTGCTGGAGGCGCAACCGGACCGTACGGCCCGGCGGGCGGTGCTGGACACGTTGATAGCGGCCAAGCCGCTGCGGGACCGGCTGCTGGGGGTGCTCGGCGCGTCCGCCGCGCTCGGTGACCATCTGGCCCGGCACGCGCAGGACTGGCAGGCGCTCGTGACGTACGAGCCGCGCGATCTGCACCCGGGCGTCGAGGAGTTCGAGCGGGGGCTCGCGGAGGCCACCGACCCCGTCTCCCTCCGGGTCGCCTACCGCCGCTGCCTGCTCTCCATCGCCGCCCGTGACGTCTGCGGCACGACGGACGTCGCCCAGGCCGCCGCCGAGCTCGCCGACCTCGCCACCGCCACGCTGCGCGCCGCCCTCGCGATCGCCCGCGCCGCCGCGCCGGAGGACGCGGCGCTGTGCCGGCTCGCGGTGATCGCGATGGGTAAGTGCGGCGGCCACGAACTCAACTACGTCTCCGACGTCGACGTCATCTTCGTCGGGGAGACGGCGGACGGGGCCGACGAGCAGAAGGCGATCCGGGCCGCCACCCGGCTCGCCTCGCACATGATGCGGATCTGCTCCGAGACGACCGTCGAGGGCAGCATCTGGCCGGTCGACGCCAATCTGCGGCCGGAGGGGCGCAACGGCCCGCTCGTGCGGACCCTCAGCAGCCATCTGGCGTACTACCAACGGTGGGCGAAGACCTGGGAGTTCCAGGCACTGCTGAAGGCCCGGCCGGTCGCCGGGGACCTGGAACTGGGCGAGGCGTACGTCGCCGCGCTCGAACCGCTCGTCTGGAAGGCGGCCGAGCGGGACAACTTCGTCACCGACGTGCAGAGCATGCGGCGCCGCGTGGTCGAGAACATCCCGGCGGCCGAGGTGGACCGGCAACTCAAGCTCGGGCCGGGCGGGTTGCGGGACGTCGAGTTCGCCGTGCAGATGCTGCAGCTCGTGCACGGACGCGCGGACACGTCCCTGCGCAGCGGGACCACCCTCGACGCGCTGGGCGCGCTGGCCGCCGGCGGGTACGTGGGCCGGACCGACGCGGCCCAGCTCGACGCGGCCTACCGCTTCCTGCGGTCCATGGAGCACCGCATCCAGCTCTACCGGCTGCGCCGCACCCACCTCGTCCCCGAGGGCGACGACGACCTGCGGCGCATCGGCCGCTCGCTCGGTCTGCGCACCGATCCGATCGCCGACCTGAACCGCGAGTGGCGGCGCCACGCGGCCGTCGTACGACGGCTGCACGAGAAGCTCTTCTACCGGCCGCTCCTCGACGCCGTCGCCCAACTGGCGCCCGGCGAGACCAGGTTGAGCGCCGACGCGGCCCGCGAACGGCTCGTCGCCCTCGGCTACGCCGACCCGGCCTCGGCGCTGCGCCACCTGGAGGCCCTGGCCTCCGGCGTCTCCCGCAAGGCGGCCATCCAACGCACGCTGCTGCCCGTGCTGTTGGGCTGGTTCGCCGACTCCGCCGACCCCGACGCGGGCCTGCTCAACTTCCGCAAGGTCTCCGACGCGCTCGGCCGGACCCCGTGGTACCTGCGGCTGTTGCGTGACGAGGGCGCGGCGGCGGAGAACCTGGCGCGCGTGCTCTCCGCGGGGCGCCTGGCCCCCGACCTGCTCATGCGCGCCCCCGAGGCGGTCTCCCTGCTCGGCGACGGGGACGGGGTCGCCGGTGGCGCCGGTGGTCTCGAACCCCGGGAACGCGCCCACCTGGAACAGGAGATCCTCGCCGCCGTGGGCCGGGCCGACGGCGCCCAGCAGGGTGTGACGGCCGCGCGCGGCGTCCGCCGCCGGGAACTGTTCCGTACGGCCGCCATGGACATCGTCGGCTCCTACGGCACCGAGTCCACCCCGGCCACCGCCGACCAGGGCGCCCTGGTGGACCTCGTCGGCGGCGCGGTCTCCGACCTCACGGCCGCGACGCTCGCGGGCACCCTGCGCGCCGTGGTCCGCGAGGGCTGGGGCGACACCCTCCCCACCCGCTTCGCGGTGATCGGCATGGGCCGCTTCGGCGGCCACGAACTGGGCTACGGCTCCGACGCCGACGTGCTGTTCGTCCACGAGCCGCAGGAGGGCGCCGACGAACAGGAGGCGGCCCGAGCCGCGAACGCGGTCGTCTCCGAGATGCGCCGCCTGCTCCAGCTCCCGAGCGCCGACCCGCCCCTCCTCATCGACGCGGACCTGCGCCCCGAGGGCAAGACCGGCCCGCTCGTACGGACGCTGAAGTCGTACGAGGCCTACTACCGCCGGTGGTCGCTGGTGTGGGAGTCGCAGGCGCTGCTGCGCGCCGAACCGGTCGCCGGGGACGCGGAGTTGGGCCGCCGCTTCATCGACCTCGTCGATCCGCTGCGGTACCCGGCGGACGGGCTCGGCGACGACGCCGTGCGCGAGATCCGGCGCATCAAGGCCCGTATGGAGTCGGAGCGGTTGCCGCGCGGCGCCGATCCGACCCTGCACACCAAGCTCGGCCGCGGCGGTCTCTCCGACGTCGAGTGGACCGTCCAGTTGCTCCAACTCCAGCACGGCCACCGTGAGTCGGGCCTGCGCACGACCCGCACCCGCGAGGCCCTGGCCGCCGCCCGCGAGGCCGGCCTGGTGGGCGCCGAGGACGCGGCCATACTGGACGAGGCCTGGGTGCTGGCCACCCGCGTCCGCAACGCCGTGATGCTCGTACGGGGCCGCGCGGGCGACACGTTCCCCTCCCACGGCCGCGAACTCGCCGCCGTGGGCCGGTATCTGGGGTACGGCCCCGGCCATGTGGGCGACATGCTCGACGACTACCGCCGGATCACCCGACGGGCTCGGGCGGTGGTGGACGAGCTCTTCTACGGGGGGTGAGCCCCGCCGGAGGAGCACGAGATCCGCGGCCGTGGGCGGGGCGGTGCGGGCGGGCTTCGGGTTCTCGGTGGCGCCCGGCGCGGTTTTCGGCTTCGGTAGGGGGAGCCGTACCTCCGGACGCGGTGGCGGTACGGCCGAGGCGAGAAGTCGAAGGCGACTTGGAGGACGAGGGATGCAGTACACGCTCGAAGTGATTCCGCTGCCCGTGAGCGACATCGACCGGGCCCGGGACTTCTACCGGGACAAGGTCGGTTTCCACGTCGACATCGACCAGGAGGTCATGCCGGGCATGCGGATCGTCCAGCTGACTCCGCCCGGCTCCGGCTGTTCGATCGCCCTCGGTGACGCCATCTGGGACATGGCCCAGGGCGAGACCAAGCCGACCCCCGGCTCCTACCAGGGCCTCCAGCTCTGCGTCACCGACATCAAGGCCGCCCACGCCGAACTCCGCGAACGCGGCCTCGACGTCTCCGAACCCGTCCAGTATGCCCCCGACGACGGCGCCACCTTCATGTACTTCAAGGACCCGGACGGCAACGGCTGGTCGGTCCAGGAGTACCGGCGCAGGGCCACGGAGCCGCTGCACCAGGTGCTGGCGGAGCTGGCGGAACGGCAGTAGTCCGGCCGCGGCCGCCGGGCGGGGAAATTCGCTCGCGGCCGCCGCCCGGCCGCTGGCAGGGTGCCGGGCATGGCTTCCCCGTACGAGATCCGTGCCGACTACGACGCCCGCACGATCGTGGTGTACCAGGCGTACGCACCCGCGATCGCCGACGCGGCGCTGCGGGCGGGCCGGTTCGTCGAGCCGTTCTCGTTCGGTCGGATGACGTGGATCAAGCCGTCGTTCCTGTGGCTGATGCACCGCAGCAACTGGGCCGGCAAGTCCGGCCAGGAGCGGGTGCTCGCGGTGCGGATCACCCGCGAGGGCTGGGAGGAGGCGCTGTCCCGGGCGGTGCTGACGACGGCGGACCCGGCGGCGGTGGCCCGGGCCGCCGTCCATGTCCAATGGGACCCGGAGCGCACGGCGCGCGGGGCCGCGCTGAACCACTACAGCATCCAGGTCGGCATCGGCCGCCATCTGATCCGGACCTTCACCGACGAGTGGGTCGTCGGCCTCACGGACCTCACCCCCAAGGTCCACAAGGCCGCGGCCCTGGTGCGGTCCGGGCAGACCGCCAAGGCCCAGCGCCTGTTCCCCGCCGAGCGCGTCTATCCGCTGCCCCCGGCGCTGGAGCGCCTGCGCACGCCGCGCTGAGCCCTCGCGCGGCGTGACGGCGGCCTTCGCGGTCGACGGCTTTCCTGGGTTCGGCCTTCGCTGTGTGCGTCACGGTGGGCGTCCGGTGGCCGTACTGTCGGATCCGTCACCGAGGAGGCTCCTGATGCGCAGCGTGACCTATTCGATGAGCGTCTCCCTGGACGGCTACATCGTCGGGCCGGACGGCAGTTTCGACTGGCCGGGGTTCGACGAGGAGATCTTCCGCTTCTGGATCGACGAGATCCGGGACGTCGGCGTCCACCTGATGGGACGGCGGCTGTACGAGACGATGCTGTACTGGGAGACCGCCGCCCAGGACCCCTCGCTCGGCGAGGCGGAACGGGAGTGGGTCGCGCTCTGGAACCCGCTGCCGAAGGTGGTGTTCTCCAGGACGCTGTCGGCGGTGGAGGGCCGGGCCCGCCTGGCCTCCGGCAATGTGGCGGAGGAGATCGAGCGGTTGCGCGCCGAGCCGGGAGAGGGCGAGATCGCGATCGGCGGCGCGACGCTCGCCGCCCAGGCGTCCGACGCGGGTCTGATCGACGAGTACCGGGCCATGGTCTACCCGGTGCTGGTCGGCGGCGGCACCCCCTTCTTCCCCCGCAACGAGCACCGGCTCGACCTCGAACTCGTCGAGACCCGCACCTTCGCCTCGAAGGTCGTCTACCTCCGCCACCGAGTGACCCGCTAGGGGGCCCGCCGCACCGGCTGGGGCCGACGGTCCACGACCGTCGGCCCCAGCCACAGCGAGAACGAGTACCTCTCCGGCCTGCGGCTACAGCACCGGCAGGTTCTTCCGCAGCTCGAACGCGGTCACCTCGGAGCGGTACTCCTCCCACTCCTGGCGCTTGTTGCGCAGGAAGAAGTCGAAGACGTGTTCGCCGAGGGTCTCGGCGACGAGGTCGCTGCGTTCCATGAGGGAGAGCGCCTCGCCGAGGTTCTGCGGGAGCGGCTCGATGCCCATGGCGCGGCGCTCGGCGTCCGAGAGGGCCCAGACGTCGTCCTCGGCGCCCGGCGGCAGCTCGTAGCCCTCCTCGATGCCCTTGAGGCCGGCGGCCAGCAGCATGGCGTAGGCGAGGTAGGGGTTCGCGCCGGAGTCCAGGGAGCGGACCTCGACCCGGGCCGAGCCCGTCTTGCCGGGCTTGTACATGGGGACGCGGACCAGGGCGGAGCGGTTGTTGTGGCCCCAGCAGATGTACGAGGGGGCCTCGCCGCCGGCGCCCGCCGTGCGCTCGGAGCCGCCCCAGATGCGCTTGTAGGAGTTGACCCACTGGTTGGTCACGGCGGCGATCTCGGCGGCGTGCTTCAGCAGGCCCGCGATGAAGGAGCGGCCGACCTTGGAGAGCTGGTACTCCGCGCCGGACTCGTAGAACGCGTTCCGGTCGCCCTCGAAGAGGGAGAGGTGGGTGTGCATGCCCGAGCCCGGGTGCTCGGAGAACGGCTTCGGCATGAACGTCGCCTGGACGCCCTGCTCCAGCGCCACCTGCTTCATGACCAGGCGGAACGTCATGATGTTGTCGGCCGTGGAGAGCGCGTCGGCGTAGCGGAGGTCGATCTCCTGCTGGCCGGGGGCGCCCTCGTGGTGGGAGAACTCGACCGAGATGCCCATGGACTCCAGCATGGTGATCGCCTGGCGGCGGAAGTCCATGCCGACGTTCTGCGGGGTGTGGTCGAAGTAGCCCGAGTTGTCGGCCGGGGTCGGACGGGAGCCGTCGACCGGCTTGTCCTTCAGCAGGAAGAACTCGATCTCGGGGTGGGTGTAGAAGGTGAAGCCCAGGTCGGAGGCCTTGGCCAGGGACCGCTTCAGCACGTAGCGGGGGTCCGCGAAGGACGGGGAGCCGTCCGGCATGAGGATGTCGCAGAACATCCGGGCGGTGCCGGGGGCCTCCGCGCGCCACGGCAGGACCTGGAAGGTCGACGGGTCCGGCTTGGCGATCATGTCGGACTCGTACACCCGGGCGAAGCCCTCGATGGCCGAGCCGTCGAAGCCGATGCCCTCGTCAAACGCCTGTTCCAGCTCGGCGGGGGCCACGGCCACGGACTTCAGGAAGCCCAGCACGTCCGTGAACCACAGGCGTACGAAACGGATGTCGCGCTCCTCCAACGTACGGAGCACGAACTCCTGCTGCTTGTCCATCTTCCGCTTCCACCCATTCCTTGCTGGTCAGGCCGCCTTGCTCCCGAGCCACGGGAGGCGGTCGGGCACCTGAGCATCCCACCACAACACCATTTCGCGCGCGTTGCGCACCTTGATCGACAGAGCGACCTCCAGGAGAACGCCCGGCGTACGGCAGGTGTAGCGCCCGCCGTGCCGCCCAACCGCTCTGCCGCCCATCTTGCCTGCTCGCGCCGACATACGTAACGCCCACAGGGGCGGACATCCGCCGGGCGCCCGTCACGCCTGCCCCGAAAGCCGGGCGGCATCCGTGGCCGGGGGGCAGCATGGGAGACGGGATCCCTCGTTTACGCGAGGGAGCGGATCAAATTACGATCAGTGGATCCGACCGCCCCATCCGACCCATCCCCCACTAAGGACACAACCCATGGCCGCCAAGACCAACAGCAGCGGGGACCGCAAGGCGCGCATCGAGGCGATGCGCCGTGCCGAGCGCTCCCGTGAGCGCCGGAACCGCATCCTCACGATCGGCGCCAGCGTGCTGATAGTCGCCGGCCTCGTCGTGGGCGGGACGGTCCTGATCCGCTCGCAGTCCGACGACAACGGCGGCAGCGTGGCCAGTGACTCCAAGTCGGGCGGCAAGTGGGAGACCGGCTCGGACGGTGTGAAGACCTGGAGCACCAAGCTCAGCCAGAACCACGTCACCAAGTCCGTGACGTATCCGATGGAGCCCCCGGTGGGCGGCGACCACAACCCTGTCTGGCAGAACTGCAACGGCGACGTCTACGACAAGGCGATCAAGAACGAGAACGCCGTGCACTCGCTGGAGCACGGCGCGGTCTGGGTGACGTACAACGGCAAGGCCTCCGAGGCCGACGTCAAGGCGCTCGCGGAGAAGGTCAAGAAGACCCCGTACACGCTGATGAGCCCGGTCGAGGACCAGAAGGACCCGATCATGCTGAGCGCCTGGGGCCACCAGCGCACGGTGACCGGCGCGAAGGACCCGAACGTCGACAAGTTCCTCGAGACCTACGTCCAGGGCGAGCAGACGCCCGAGCCGGGTGCCGCCTGCACCAACGGCGTCTCCTGACAGCCAGCGACCGACGAGCGACGAGTGAGTGACGACAGCGGGCCTGGCACAGTGGGAAGCATGAAGCACATCGGTTGGATCGCCTCCGGGGCCGCGGCGGTGCTCGTCGCGGCCGGGGCGATCACGTACGCGGTCGCCGACGGGGACGACTCGGGGCTGAAGGCCCCCGCCGCCGACTCCGCCGACGCGGGGTTCGCCCGGGACATGGCCGTCCACCACCAGCAGGCCGTCGAGATGTCGTACCTCGTGCGCGACCGGACGGACGACGAGGAGGTCCGGCGGCTCGCGTACGACATCGCGCAGACGCAGGCCAACCAGCGCGGCATGATGATCGGCTGGCTCGACCTCTGGGGTCTGCCGAAGGTGTCGTCCGACAAGCCGATGGCCTGGATGGGCATGGGCGACATGGCCTCCGGCGAGGACGGCGCGCTGATGCCGGGGATGGCGACCGACACCGAGATGGACAAGCTCGGCAAGCTGAACGGCAAGCAGGCCGAGATCTTCTTCCTCCAGCTGATGACCGACCACCACAAGGGCGGCATCCACATGGCGGAGGGCTGTGTCACCAAGTGCACGGTCGGCGTGGAGAAGAAGCTCGCCCAGGGCATGGTGAACGGCCAGGAGTCCGAGATCTCCTTGATGACCCGCATGCTGAAGGACCGGGGCGCCGCGCCGCGATCCTGACGCCGGTGGACCGCGGTTGGGGTGCGGCGCTTCGAACGTGGGGTGCCCCACACCCCATTGCGTCGCTCTGACGATTACACTGGGCCGCGTGCCTCAACTTCGTCTCGCTTTGAATCAGATCGACTCGACGGTCGGCGACATCGCCGGGAACGCCGAGGCGGTGGTCCGCTGGACCCGGCACTCCGCCGAGCAGGGAGCGCATCTCGTGGCGTTCCCCGAGATGGTGCTGACCGGATACCCCGTCGAGGACCTGGCGCTGCGCGGCTCCTTCGTGGAGGCGTCGCGCGCCGCGCTGAGGGCGCTCGCCGCGCGGCTCGCCGACGAGGGCTTCGGGGAGCTCCCGGTGATCGTCGGCTACCTCGACCGTTCCGAGTCCGCCGCGCCGAAGTACGGCCAGCCGGCCGGGGCGCCCCGGAACGCGGGCGCGGTGCTGCACCGGGGCGAGGTGGCGCTCACCTACGCCAAGCACCACCTCCCCAACTACGGCGTGTTCGACGAGTTCCGCTACTTCGTGCCCGGCGACACCATGCCGGTGCTGCGACTCCACGGCGTCGACATCGCTCTCGCCATCTGCGAGGACCTCTGGCAGGACGGCGGCCGCGTCCCGGCCGCCCGGTCCGCCGGGGCCGGGCTGCTGCTCTCCATCAACGCCTCGCCGTACGAGCGCGACAAGGACGACACCCGGCTCGAACTGGTGCGCAAGCGGGCCCAGGAGGCCGGCTGCACGACCGCGTACCTGGCGATGATCGGCGGCCAGGACGAGCTGGTCTTCGACGGTGACTCGATCGTCGTCGACAAGCACGGCGAAGTGGTCGCGCGGGCGCCGCAGTTCGCGGAGGGATGCGTGGTCCTGGACCTGGACCTCCCGGCGGCCGCCGCCGAACCGGTCACGGGCGTCGTGGACGACGGGCTGCGCATCGACCGGCTCGTGATCTCCGAGGAGCCTCTGCCCGCGTACGAGCCGGAGCTGACCGGCGGGTACGCGGAGCGCCTCGACGACGACGAGGAGGTGTACTCGGCGCTGGTGGTGGGCCTGCGGGCGTACGCCGCGAAGAACGGCTTCTCGTCCGTGCTGATCGGGCTCTCCGGCGGTATCGACTCGGCGCTCGTCGCGGCGATCGCGTGCGACGCGCTGGGCGCGCAGAACGTGTACGGCGTGTCCATGCCGTCGAAGTACTCGTCGGACCACTCCAAGGGCGACGCGGCGGAGCTGGCGCGGCGGACGGGGCTGAACTTCCGCACGATCCCGATCGAGCCGATGTTCGACGCGTACATGTCCTCGACCGAGCTGACGGGGCTGGCCGAGGAGAACCTCCAGTCGCGGCTGCGCGGCACGCTGCTGATGGCGATCTCCAACCAGGAGGGCCACATCGTGCTCGCGCCCGGCAACAAGTCGGAGCTGGCGGTGGGGTACTCGACGCTGTACGGCGACTCGGTGGGCGCGTACGGCCCCATCAAGGACGTGTACAAGACGTCGATCTTCCGCCTCGCGGAGTGGCGCAACCGGGCGGCGGTCGAGCGGGGCCAGACCCCGCCGATCCCGGAGAACTCCATCTCCAAGCCCCCGAGCGCGGAACTCCGCCCCGGCCAGGTCGACACGGACTCCCTCCCGGACTACCCCGTCCTGGACGCGATCCTGGAGCTCTACGTCGACCGCGACCAGGGCGCCGACGCGATCGTCGCCGCCGGTTTCGACCGGGACCTGGTCGTCAAGACCCTGCGCATGGTCGACACCGCCGAGTACAAGCGGCGCCAGTACCCGCCGGGCACGAAGATCTCCCCGAAGGGCTTCGGCAAGGACCGCCGACTCCCGATCACGAACCGCTGGCGCGAGCAGGCGTAGGCGCCGGGCCGGGGGCCTGGGGGCTGGTCCCTCAGGCCCCCGGCCCGCGCAGACCCCGGATCGTAGAACTCGGGCTCTCAGGCCTCCGGTTCGCGCAGGCCGACGCAGTCGAGGGCCCAGAAGACGTCCGTGTAGACGAAGGTGCCCGTCATCCACGGCTCGTGGGCGGAGAGACGGGCGACCTGGAACGCGGCCTCGGGGATGCGCAGTGACGGCGAGCGGAAGCCCGCCGCCGCGGCGCCCTCGAAGCCGCGCTCGCCGTAGTAGTGCGGCGCCCCTTCCAGGAAGACCAGCGGCACGCCCTGGCCGTCCGCCGCCGCGAGGGCGTGCGCGACGAGCCGGGTGCCGATGCCCTGACGCTGGAACTCCGGGAGCACGCCCAGCGGCGACAGGGTCAGCACGTCCACGATCCGACGCGGGGCGTCCAGGCGCCCCGCGCTCAGCAGGACGTGTCCGACGATCCGGTCGTCCACGGTGGCGACGAAGGAGAGCGGTGCCGTCGCGGCGGGCGTGGCGCGCAGCGCCTCCACGAGCCTGGGGATCCGCTCGTCGTCACCGAAGGCGCGCGCATGAACCTCGCGCACCCCTCGGTGATCGTCGGCGCTCTCCTGCCTGATCACCGGCCCCGCACCACTCGGAGCGAACGGCGGCCGGTCGGACGTGTCGTGTGCGGTCATGGCCGCGAGCGTAGATCCGGGAGCGGCAGACGGGCGAGGCGATTACGCCCCCACCCGCACCGTCTCCGACTCCCCCGGCACATGGGACGCCACCACGCGGCCGCGGTGCGGGACGGGGGTCGGTGTCCGGCGGGTGTCGACGGCGTAGGACACCGCCGCGACCGCGAGGCCGATCAGGGCGAGGGCCGCGCCCGCGGTGGCCGGGGCCGTCGTGCCGAGGCCGGCGGTCAGGGCGAGGCCGCCGATCCAGGCGCCGCCCGCGTTGGCGAGGTTGAAGGCGGCCTGGTTGGCGGAGGAGGCGAGGGAGGGAGCGGCGGCGGCCTTCTCCATGACCATCAGCTGCAGGGGCGAGCCGGTGGCGAAGGCCGCGACGCCGAGGAGGAGGACGGCCAGGGCGGCGCTCCACTGCGCGGTCATGAGGACCGGGAAGAGGGCCAGGACGAGGATCAGGGACGCCAGGCCGCCGAAGAGGGTGCCGCGCAGGGAGTGGTCGGCGAGGCGCCCGCCGGCCAGGTTGCCGATGGTCGCGCCGACGCCGAACAGCGCGAGCAGCAGGGTCACGCTGGTCTCGGCGTACCCGGCGGAGTCCGTGAGCATCGGCGTGATGTAGCTGTAGGCGGAGAAGAGGGCGCCGAAGCCGGCGACGGTCGTGCCGAGGGCGAGCCAGACGGGCAGGGAGCGCAGGGCGCCCAGTTCGCCGCGCAGGCCGGTGGAGGGGGCGTCCGTCCTGTCGTCCGGCAGCAGGAGGGCGAGGGAGGCGATGGCGGCGAGGCCGATCGCGCTGACGCCGAGGAAGGTGATCCGCCAGCCGAAGTGCTGGCCCACGAGGGTCGCGGCCGGGACTCCGGCGACGTTGGCGATCGTCAGGCCCAGGAACATCAGCGAGACCGAGCGGGCCTTGCGCTCCGGCGCCACGAGGCCGGTCGCGACGACCGCGCCGACGCCGAAGAAGGCGCCGTGCGGCAGGCCGCTGAGGAAGCGGGCGGCGAGCAGCCAGTGCTCGTCGGGGGCGAGTGCGGAGAGCGCGTTGCCGGCGACGAAGAGGAGCATCAGCCCGATCAGGACCTTGCGGCGGGGCATCCGGGCGGTGGCCGCGGCGAGCAGCGGGGCGCCGATGACGACGCCGAGCGCGTACGCGGAGACGAGGTGGCCGGCTGCGGGGATCGTGATGCCGAGGTCGGCGGCGACCTCGGGGAGGAGACCCATGATGACGAACTCGGTCGTGCCGATTCCGAAGGCGCCTACGGCGAGAGCGAGCAGGGCCAAAGGCATGACGGGGAGACCTTTCGAAGGGTGCGGTAGGACAGGGGGAGGGAAAGGAAGGAATCGGTTCCGTTCCATCGTATGTTCATTGACGGAACAAACTCGAACCGGTGGCCTATTCCCCTGTTCCGCTCCCCCGCCCCACCTGCGCCGTCAGCCTCCAGACGTGTCGATCGTCACCCGCGCCGCCACCGGCAGATGGTCGCTGCCGGTCTCCGGCAGGGTCCAGGACGCCCTGGGTTCCATGCCGCGCACCATGATCTGGTCGATCCGGGCCATCGGGAACGACGCCGGCCAGCTGAACC
This genomic stretch from Streptomyces deccanensis harbors:
- a CDS encoding MFS transporter, with the protein product MPLALLALAVGAFGIGTTEFVIMGLLPEVAADLGITIPAAGHLVSAYALGVVIGAPLLAAATARMPRRKVLIGLMLLFVAGNALSALAPDEHWLLAARFLSGLPHGAFFGVGAVVATGLVAPERKARSVSLMFLGLTIANVAGVPAATLVGQHFGWRITFLGVSAIGLAAIASLALLLPDDRTDAPSTGLRGELGALRSLPVWLALGTTVAGFGALFSAYSYITPMLTDSAGYAETSVTLLLALFGVGATIGNLAGGRLADHSLRGTLFGGLASLILVLALFPVLMTAQWSAALAVLLLGVAAFATGSPLQLMVMEKAAAAPSLASSANQAAFNLANAGGAWIGGLALTAGLGTTAPATAGAALALIGLAVAAVSYAVDTRRTPTPVPHRGRVVASHVPGESETVRVGA
- a CDS encoding GNAT family N-acetyltransferase; this translates as MTAHDTSDRPPFAPSGAGPVIRQESADDHRGVREVHARAFGDDERIPRLVEALRATPAATAPLSFVATVDDRIVGHVLLSAGRLDAPRRIVDVLTLSPLGVLPEFQRQGIGTRLVAHALAAADGQGVPLVFLEGAPHYYGERGFEGAAAAGFRSPSLRIPEAAFQVARLSAHEPWMTGTFVYTDVFWALDCVGLREPEA